A section of the Sedimentisphaera cyanobacteriorum genome encodes:
- a CDS encoding glycoside hydrolase — protein MEVRPGSRNLITKTDKSVKISIDTSKKHQKITSFGASDCWTAQMVGQWPKEKTDAIADMLFSASLKEDGSPKGIGLSSWRFNIGAGSDINDKITDPWRQSSWLFNEAKDDIYMPEFEKETRPRIKGQRTFLRAARERGVEEFTAFTISPPINMTKNGRGFCSKDVGSTNLQEGKTGEFCDYIIDSVRALQSADDVEFDFISPINEPEWDWNKRSQEGCRYNNSQMSEIAKTLHGKIENQESVNARLLMPESGHLKSFYDWQDSSDKSKGKYIEQFFEKSSDNYSGKALSNLLCGHSYFLDDPSEGLVDARVKFRKALDKYPELDYRHTEYCILGKTDHGFGGNGRDLSITSALFIARVIHYDLTIVEACGWDWWLGISPHDYKDGLVYTTKTIKDGRYNDSKMLWAMGNFSRFIRPGMYRAELERSDGVQNENAFEGLMASAYAGNNEKIAAAVFVNYSGKSESVSFEKDGLPEDARVVPYITDSASDLAPCKAGSLDNSFKIPAKSIVTFVIQAK, from the coding sequence GTGGAAGTTCGGCCGGGAAGCAGGAATCTTATAACAAAAACGGACAAATCGGTTAAAATATCAATCGATACATCTAAAAAGCATCAGAAAATTACCTCTTTCGGCGCTTCAGACTGCTGGACAGCCCAGATGGTTGGTCAGTGGCCGAAAGAAAAGACAGATGCAATAGCAGATATGCTGTTTTCTGCCAGTCTCAAAGAAGACGGCAGCCCGAAAGGGATAGGCCTTTCATCCTGGCGGTTCAATATCGGAGCGGGCAGCGATATTAATGATAAAATCACAGACCCATGGCGGCAGTCCTCTTGGCTTTTCAATGAAGCAAAAGATGATATATATATGCCGGAATTTGAAAAGGAAACCCGACCTCGAATCAAGGGGCAGAGGACATTCCTAAGGGCAGCCCGTGAGAGGGGAGTAGAAGAGTTTACTGCCTTTACGATAAGCCCCCCGATAAATATGACAAAAAACGGCAGGGGCTTTTGCAGCAAAGATGTCGGCTCAACAAATTTGCAGGAAGGGAAAACCGGCGAATTCTGCGATTATATAATAGATTCTGTTAGAGCACTGCAATCCGCTGACGATGTTGAATTTGATTTCATAAGCCCGATCAATGAGCCTGAATGGGACTGGAACAAGCGCAGCCAGGAAGGCTGCCGGTACAACAACTCCCAGATGTCTGAGATTGCCAAAACGCTTCACGGCAAAATAGAAAACCAAGAGTCTGTGAATGCAAGGCTGCTTATGCCTGAATCCGGACACCTAAAATCGTTCTACGACTGGCAGGACAGCTCAGATAAATCCAAAGGGAAATATATAGAGCAGTTTTTTGAGAAATCCAGCGATAATTATTCAGGCAAGGCCCTTTCAAACCTTCTGTGCGGACACAGTTACTTCCTTGATGACCCCTCTGAGGGGCTTGTTGATGCCAGAGTAAAGTTTAGAAAAGCTCTTGATAAATACCCCGAACTTGACTACAGGCACACCGAATACTGCATCCTCGGCAAAACTGACCACGGCTTTGGAGGCAATGGCCGTGATCTCAGTATTACCTCAGCGCTCTTTATCGCCCGGGTTATACATTACGACCTTACAATTGTTGAAGCCTGCGGCTGGGACTGGTGGCTCGGTATTTCCCCGCATGATTATAAAGACGGCCTTGTTTACACCACAAAAACTATAAAAGACGGCAGGTACAACGATTCGAAAATGCTCTGGGCTATGGGGAATTTCAGCCGCTTTATAAGGCCCGGGATGTATCGTGCGGAGCTTGAAAGAAGCGACGGCGTGCAGAACGAGAACGCTTTTGAAGGTCTTATGGCCTCTGCATACGCCGGCAATAATGAGAAAATTGCTGCTGCGGTATTCGTGAATTATTCAGGCAAGTCTGAGTCTGTGAGTTTCGAGAAGGACGGCCTGCCGGAAGATGCGAGGGTTGTTCCGTATATCACAGATTCGGCAAGCGATCTTGCACCTTGCAAAGCAGGCTCGCTGGATAATTCATTCAAAATTCCTGCCAAAAGTATTGTAACATTCGTTATTCAGGCTAAATGA